From the genome of Deltaproteobacteria bacterium:
GATGTGGCGAAACTGCGGGAAATCGCCGATCTCTCCCGGCGCTACGGCGCGTGGACGATGGTTGACGAGGCCCATGCGACCGGTGTTTTCGGCCGCTCCGGCCGGGGCCTGGTGGATCATCTGGGGCTGACGGGCAAAATCGACATCGTGATGGGGACACTGGGCAAGTCTCTGGGCGGATTCGGCGCCTTCGCCGCCGGAAGCCGCAGGCTCATCGATTTCCTCATCAACAAGTCACGGATGCTGATCTTCACGACAGCCCTGCCGCCAGCGGTCTGCGCGGGGGTGATCCGGGCGCTCGACATCCTCGAATCCGAGCCGGACCGGATCGCCCGGCTTCACCGGCTTTCGGCCCGCTACCGGGACCGGCTCGTGTCGGCGGGGCTGGACATCTGCGGTTCGGTAACTCCGATCGTGCCGGTCAGGATCGGCCCCGAGGACCGGACGCTCGCCATCGCCCAGGATCTCTGGAACGAGGGTTTCTTTTCCATCGCCATACGTCCGCCGACCGTCCCGCCCGGAACCTGCCGGATCCGCACGACCGTGATGGCGACCCATACGGAAGCCGATCTGGACCGCGCCGCCGCTGCGATTGCCACGGCCTGCCAGCGGCATGGAGTGATCCACTGACCCATGCCGGTGAGGAAACCGAAACGCCCCGCCCGGCGGCGTACCTCCCGGTCACGGGGATCACGGGCCCGCAGCCTCGCCGCCGCCGATCTCAGGAACATATGGCATCCCTTCACCCAGATGCAGGAATGGGAACTGGAAGAACCCCTGATCATCGAAAAGGGAAAAGGATCCTGGCTCTATGACGTCCGGGGAAACCGGTATCTGGATGGCGTTTCGTCACTCTGGTGCACCGTTCATGGCCACAACCATCCAGTCCTGAACCGTGCCCTCAACCGGCAGGCGGCCCGGGTTTCCCACTCGACGATGCTGGGGCTGTCGAACGTCCCGGCGGTGGAACTGGCTGAAAAGCTGGCCGCTCTGGCACCCGATGGCCTCAGCCGGGTCTTCTACTCTGATTCAGGCTCGACGGCCGTCGAAATCGCCCTCAAGATGGCTTTCCAGTATTCCCGCCTCACGCGGGGTGCCGGTACCCGCCGGACGAAGTTCCTCACCCTTACCAATGCCTATCACGGTGACACGATCGGATCGGTTTCGGCTGGCGGGATCGACCTCTTCCACGAAATATTCCGGCCACTCCTGTTTGAAACCCGGCGTATCCGGGGACCGTACAGGTTCCGGAATCCCTGGCCCGGAGAGGATCACGACCGCGCCGCCCTGCGCGAGCTGGAACAGGGCGTTGAAAAATACAGGGACGAACTGTGCGCGGTCGTGATCGAACCCCTGGTCCAGGGAGCCGCCGGCATGCTCCTCCAGCCCAAGGGCTACGTGAAACTGGTCCGCGAACTGTGCGACCGGCACGGGCTCCTTCTCATTCTGGATGAAGTGGCGACCGGATTCGGCCGTACCGGAACCATGTTCGCCTGCGAGCAGGAGAACGTCAGTCCCGATTTCCTGTGCCTCGCCAAGGGACTGACCGGCGGATACCTCCCGGTCGCCGCAACACTTACCACCGAAAAGGTCTACGATGCCTTCAAGGGACGGTTCGAGGAGTTCAAGAGCTTCTTTCACGGCCACACCTATACAGGCAATCCGCTCGGCTGCGCGGTGGCCTGCGCCTCCATTGATTTGTTCCGGACGGAAAAGACGCTGGAAAGACTCCAGCCCAAGATCGCCCAGCTCCGTAGACGTTTGGAATCCATCACATCCCATTCCCACGTGGGCGACATCCGTCAGTGCGGGTTCATGGCCGGTATCGAACTCATCCCGGACCGGAATCGTCCACAATTGGAGTACCCACCGGAGCTCCGGACCGGACATCGGGTCACCAGATTCGCCCGTAGCTGTGGCGTCATTACCCGGCCGCTCGGCAATACGCTGATTTTCATGCCGCCACTGTCGATCACGCCGAAAGAACTGGATAGACTCTGCGACGTTGTGTTCGATGGACTTGAGCACGTTACCGGAGAGATTGCCAGGCAGTGAGCGTGCAAACCTACTTCGTCACCGGGACTGATACAGGCGTTGGCAAGACATTCGTCACCTGCGGACTCATCTGGTACCTGCGGGATCAGGGCCTCAGTGTCGGCGCCCTGAAGCCGGTGGAAACGGGCTGCCAGGAACACCGGGGAGCACTGCTGGCCAACGACGCCTCGCTGCTGTCCGATGCCATCAAGTACAGCGGGCCGATCGACGACATCTGTCCCTACCGGTTCCGGCTTCCACTCTCTCCTGAGGCTGCGGCCGGATCAGAGGGAGTCAGGATCGATCTTAACCGCATACTTGATGCCCGGGCCCGCATGGGCGAGGGGAAAAAGGTAGTGATGGTGGAAGGGGCCGGCGGCCTGCTGGTCCCCCTCACCGACAAGCTGAATACGGCCGATCTTATCAGCCGGCTCAAGGCAAAAGTAATTCTGGTCGTGGCTTCAAAGATCGGCTGTATCAACCACACGCTGCTGACTCTGGAAGCCCTGGATCGCCGGGGGATCAAGACGGCGGGCATCATACTCAACCGGGTCAGTGCGGCCGATCCGGCCGCTGATCCGTCTCTGGAAACGAATCTGGAAGATGTCCGCCGCCGGACCAAGATTCCGGTACTGGGCGAAATTCCGCACCTCAGTGGTGATCTTGGTGCCTACCGCCGCCAGCACTATCTGGAAACTGTCCGCAAGGCACTGGACGAAAGCGCCCTCAAGCGTATATTCGGACTCTGAGGTTCCGAAGTGCCTTCAGCGGTTCTTCACAACTCCCTGTTCCAGCCACGCCTCATCGAGGAAATGGACCGGCAGGCTTCCCCGGCCCGGACCGTATATCCCGAAGGCGCGACTGACTGCCTGAGAATGCTCGGCTTTTCCGATCTGGAAACGGTGACAGACGCCGCATCCGCGAGCTCCCTTCGTTTCCAGGCGATCATCCGGTCCGGTGGCGACATTGTTGCCCTGGCAGCCGAAGCAGCCCCTGATGCCGATGAAGCACGGGTCAGGCAGATGGCGCTTGGCCGCGGGTTCCACCGGGAGCTGCCGTGGCTTCTCATCTTCTTCAAGAGCCGGCTGGAACTGTACTCGCTGGCCGCTCCGGATCCTGAACTCAACTACCTTATGGTGGACCGCCGCCATCTCGCCAGAGTGTCCGGTTTTCTGGGCGGGCATTGTGCTGAAAATGGAGGGCCCTGGGAGCGCGCCCTCCTGCCTGCGGCAAAATCGTCTGATCCGGCCACCCTTGACCACATCACTGGTGATGCTCCCCTGGAGCGGACACTGATTGCCGGGGAGTTCCTGGCGAGCGAAGTACGCTCCCTTTATTCCCGGACCCGGAAACTGGCGCTGAAATACGGACATCCCCTGCTGTTCGTGGTCGAGCGGCGCGAATTCCCTGACCGGTTCGAGGAAGCCGCCCTGCCCAGCAGCCCCATCCGGCCGCGCAGTCTGGCAGGCGAGATCCGGTTCCTCACCGGCGAACCGGGGCTTCATGCATTTGTGACGGAGCTGTCCCGTGATCCCGGCCTGCCCCGTCCGCGAGCGTTGCCAAATCCGCAGATCAGTTTCCTTGAGATCCACTTTGCCGAGCAGCTTCAGCTTCTCGGCAACGACCTCACGCTGCTTTCGATCGGGCCCACGGCGACCAACCGGGGAGCCAGGAACCGGCTGGAACTCGGCCTGAGCCGGTTCCGCGACGTTGCAAACCTATGGCTTTCCGTCCGGCTTGGTGCCCGGATCCGGCCCGGCGCCATTGCCAACCTGATCGACACGCTCGACGGCGAAACCGAAGACTTCCTCGCACGTGTGAGAGAAGTGCAGGTCCACATCGACCGGCTGCTGAAAAAATACCCGGTGGCACATATCGAACTGGAAGTGCCGGAGCTATATATCGAACGCGGGCGCCGGAGAGATGATCCGGGCTTTCATCTGATTGCGGCCATGCCGCCCTCACGCAAACCGGCACGGCAGGCCCTCGTACGGCTGGCCGGCACACCCGGCAGCCCAGCCCAGCCCACTGACGACGACCTAATGCTCGCCCTGCTCGACCGGCATGAGCCCATGCTTTCGGCGCATGGGCGGCTGATGGTCCGCGCCGCACAGCCGTCAGATGGGACGATCCGCAAGATCGAAGAGTTGCTGAACCTCAAACTGTACGAGGCGCCAGTGGCGGGCTGGTCTGAATTCAGGCGGCCGCCGGTCAGCCGATAAGCTGCACCAGGTCGACTGGCCGCTCGATGATGTAGTTGGCCCCGGATTTTTCCAGCTCTTCCCGTCCCCGGAAACCCCAGGCCGCTCCGACACTGACAACCCCTGCCGCCTGGGCCGTCTTCACGTCCGTGCTGCTGTCGCCCACCATGAACGTCGCCATGGGGGCGATGTTGCGTGGAGCGAGGATTTTCCGGAGCATTTCCGGATCAGGCTTGGGCTTTGCGACCGTATCGCCACATTCGATCTGGATGAACTCGCCTTCCACCCTGAGCGCCTTCAGTATCTTGTCCGTAAACCGCTTGGGCTTGTTCGTCGCCACCGCCTTGGGGATACCCGCACAGGCATGGAGAAGCGTGTCCATTCCGGAATAAAGCCGCGTATGGCGGGTGCAGCTTTCTTCGTAATACCCAAGAAATACCCTGACCGCCTCGTCGAGATCGATCGTAACTCCGGCGGGGAGCGCCCGCTCCACGAGCTTCCGGGCGCCGTCGCCCACATACCGGGCGATCTCGGGAACCGGCTTCGGGGGAAATCCGAATACCGAAAGAGTGTGGTTGGCGGCATCGGCGAGATCGACACTGGAATCAACCAGCGTCCCGTCCAGGTCGAAAACAATCAGGTGACAACGGGGCAAGTTTCCCTCCTGGGGCCGGGCCACCTACAAACCGTGCAGGAGGCGATCCGATGGCGGGCAAGGAATACCGGGACCACCCCGACCGAATCAAATGGGATTCGAAATACGGATCGAACCCTGATCTGTTCGGCCGCGGGCCGTCGGACTGGCTGCTCCACTGCTATCCAACGATCGAAAGGCTCATTAGCCTTCCAGCCACTGCCCTCGACATCGGCGCCGGACCGGGCCGGAACTCACTGGCCCTCGCCCGCCGCGGTTTCGACGTCACAGCGCTGGACATCTCCGGTGTCGCACTGGAGCGTCTCGGGAAGCTCGCAGAGGCAGAGCGGCTGGACATCACGACCGTGAGAACGAGTGCCTACGACTGGGACTGGGCGCCGGCTGTGTTCAGCCTTGTCATCGATTTCTTTTATCTGGAGCGGCCCCTCATTCCGAAGATCGCCGGGACCGTGGTTCCCGGCGGGCTCATCTGCTTTGAGACCTACACAACCGGCCAGCTTGATGCACCCGTTAGCCCCAAATGTCCGCGGGAGTTCCTGCTGGAACCGGGAGAACTCCCCACACTTTTCGATGGCTTCGAAACCCTGGAAAGCCGTGAGGGGCCGCTACCGGACGGTCGCGTCACCGCCGCCTGGCTGGGCCGGAGAGTCCGATAATCCGCCGCCCGACTGCCTTGATGGCCTTTTTCGCTGTTTCAGCGGCCGTCAGGTTTTCATAGTCGTTGCGCCCAGCCACCCAGGCGAACACCTTTTCCAGTATCCGGGGTTCATAAAAACCCGCGGCAAGTCCAACCGGGTGCAGCGGCGAATACAGCATGTCGGCAAAAAACCGGTTGCGCTTCAGTTCGATTCCAAGCCCGGAGCTGTTCACTGCCCGTTCATATCCCCGCAGGGTCACGTCCCCGTCCTGTCCCAGCTTCCGGCAAATATGCTCCGCCGCCAGTTGTCCCCACCAGATCGCCTGGCGGATCCCTTCGGCCACCAGCGGATCAGAACCGGCGGCATCACCCACCAGCAGAACTCCGGGCGCCGAATACCGGGAGTGTCCGGCGGCAAACTCCCGGAAAGACCAGTGGTGGACCTGTTTTGGCGACACGTCATATCCATACCGGCTGGCCGTCCGAATGCAGTAGTCCCGAAGCGGGACCGGAGAACGCCCATGCCGCGAATACACGCCGATCTTGGCCACAGGGTTTCCGGCAGTGTCACGTTCGGGGAACAGCCACGAGTAGCCGTTCACGCCGTCATGGATGGCCGTAAAATCGAACCGAAGGGTGTCTGGCGGAGCGGCTTTCAGTGGGGCTTCCACCTGCACAAGCTGGGAAAGCCCCCGTGATACCGGCTCAACAAACGTCCGCCGCACGATACTCCCCACACCGTCTGCCCCAACGATCACTTTCGCCTGGATTGTGGCACCGGACGTGGTTTCGATACTGAACCCTCCCGGCTTCCCGGATATGGCCCTGACGGGCGAGTGCTCCCTGATGTCGATGCCATGCCCGCGGGCCGAACGGACAAGCCAGTGGTCCAGGGCGGACCGTTCGAACACGAACACCATCTCCGGCTCGCTGAGCGTGATCTGCCGTTGCCGGAATCGTATATCGACATGCCCGGCCCGGACGGCCTCGACCGGTGCCTTGTGCAGGTCAAGCCCGAGCGCATTGAAGAGAGGGACCGCACGGCCCAAAACACCGCCGCCGCATAGCTTGGGCCGGGGGTGAACCGACTTTTCAAGAACAACGACGGAAAGCTGTGGCGCGAGCCGCTTGAGCGAGATCGCCGTGGACATGCCGGCAGGACCGCTTCCCACCACGGCGACATCCACGCCCTGGGCGGTGGTCACCCGCTGCTCCGGATCCGCTGCCGGGCATGCAAAACCAGCAGTTCCGGAATGGACTGGATCGGGAGTATTTCATCCACGACGCCAGCCTCGATAGCCGACTTGGGCATCCCGTAGACGACGCACGTTTCCCGGTTTTGTGCGACGTTGTAACCGCCGGCTTCCCGGATCCGTTTCATCCCCCATGTTCCATCGCTTCCCATGCCGGTCAGCACGACGCCGATGGCTGCCGGACCGAACACTTCGGCCACTGTGGAAAAAAGCACATCCGCCGATGGCTTGAGGAGCGATTCCGCCGGATTTTCGGTCAGACGGATGCAGAACTGGTTCGGCCGGTCCTGCAAGGGGGCCACAATCGTATGAATACCTCCGGGAGCGACATAGGCGACACCCGGCCTCAGCGGCATGCCGTCTTCCGCTTCACGGACCATGAGCGGGACCGTCCGGTCCAGATCCGCCGCAAATGACCGGGTGAACTTGGCCGGCATGTGCTGGACAATGACCACCGGAAGTTCAAAATCTTCTGGCAGTCCGCCCAGGAGATGCTGAAGCGCCTGAACACCGCCCGTCGAAGACCCGACCGCGACGATTTTTACCGGCGGAAATTCTGCCGGTACCGGCCGGATTCCACTCGCTGGCAGCACCGGCGGCCGCGATGATGCGGGGACCGGTCCCGAAACCGAGATCGTCCCCGGTGTGGCCGGTTTGTACCGCCGGGGCTCGACGGTACGTTCCAGCAGGGGTCGGGGCTGTGCTCGTGCGGCGATCTTGACCTTCCTGATCAACGCTTCCGAAATGGTGTGGATATCTACGGATACGACCCCAGACGGCTTTTCGATGAAATCGACGGCCCCAAGCCGAAGGGCCTCAACCGTCACTGCCGCGCCCTGCGACGTATAGGCGCTCACCATCAGGACCGGTACCGGATGGACGCGCATGATCTGTTCCAGCGTCTCGATGCCGGACATGCCCTCCATTTCGATATCGAGAGTAACGACGTCCGGCTCCAGGTTCCTGACCAGCTCAACCGCCTCGTAACCGTCGCGGGCCGTGGCGATTACCTGTATTCCTGGATCCCGTGAGATCAGGTTGGATATGGCCCGGCGCATGAAATTGGAATCATCGACGATGATGACCTTGATCGGCTCATTCGATGGCGCTGACCCCATGCCGCATTCGCCCCGGTTACAATATCTGCCGCATCATCAGTAGCCGCACCAGTCGAGCAGGTCATCGAGTGAGCCCAGTTCCAGGGCATAGCCCGCACTTTCAACGAGCACCCCTTCCACATCGCCACGAACCAGCAGAAGCGCCTCGTCCGATGGAAGGCGGGAAAAATCGCTTTGGGACCAGCGGACATACCGGTTGCTCAGATCGGCATGGTCGGCGGCATAGACCCTCCCAAAGTCGTTGCGGTGTCCTTCCATCACCAGGCAGTGGGCATGGCCTTTCACGGCGAAAATGACGCGAAAATCGAGATCCTCACGGTCGGTTTCGCCAGCGATCTGCTTCTTGACGACCCAGGGAAGCAGCGAGAGATCAATCTTCCGGACTTCCGGTGCCTTGGCCGACGTCGCGGCCGGTTTCTCCTGAACGGGCTCAATCGGCGCCGGTTTTGCCTTTGAAATGGCCGGCTCATCGCTAAGCCAGCTTGCCGCGGCCGGCACGGCAATATCAGCCGGGTCCGGTTCCCGCGCATGAGATTTCGGTACAGGCGGCGCCACAGGCTTCCCGTCCTCCTTCGGCGGAGGAGGTGGCGGTGCCACCATCGGGGCCAGTCCGTGCGGTTCCTTCAGGTCGATTGACTCGGCGCCCTTGCCGAGCGTGCCGCGCTTTTTAGCCATGTTTCCACCTCCAGGGCGAGCGCCCGGTAGTCCCGGGAACCATTTCCATTAGGGTCATACTCGAATATCGATAGCTCGTGCGATGGAGCCTCCTTGAGCCGCACAGTCGGACGGATAACCGACTGGAATACCCTGCCCGGGTAAGACTGTTCCAGCCGTTCGCGGACACTGGAGCTCAATCCGGCACGCCCATCATACTGGGTGAGAACGAAACCGAGGATCTCCAGCCGCGGGTTCACTTCCCGGACTTCCTCGATACGGGCCAAAAGCTGCGTGATGCCGATCAGCGAGTAGAACCCGATATCCACCGGCACGATCAGCCGGTCGGCCGCCGCCAGCGCATTCTGGGTGAGAAGCCCGGTGCTCGGGGGACAATCAATAACGATATAGTCATAGTCACCAGAAGCCCGGCCGAGCAGCGTGGAGAGGCGAAACAGAGACGTGTACCCGGGCGGCCATTCGCGCTCGGCTCGTGCGAGCTGGGGCGAACCGCACAAAAGGTGGAGATTGCCCTTCTTGTAGAGGCCGTATTCGATGCCAAGATCGGGCCGCTCGAACAGGCTCCAGAGCGTTACCGGAGCTGCTGCAACCGGTAGGCCGAATGAATAGCTGGCATTGGCCTGCGGATCGCAGTCGACGAGCAAGACCCGCGAGCCGTTCATAGCCCAGCAGGCGGCCAGACTTGTGGCGGTGGTTGTCTTGCCGCAACCGCCCTTCTGATTGGCTATAGCCAGCGTGATGCCCACGATATCAAGGCGCTCCGTCGGCCATCAAAGGCGGCAACCGGCCGCCTACAGCCGGAAGTCGCCGACGACCTTTCTCAGGTGTTCAGCCAGATCGAACAGGTTCTGAACCGTATTGGACTGCTCCTCGGCCTGATTGGAGACATCCTTCGCCGAGCGGGATATCTGGTCCACAGCATTGGCCACCTCATCGGAAACACTGCTCTGTTGCCGTGCGGCATCTGCCATGGCGTTAATCATTTCTGACACGTTCGTATTGGCACCGATGATTTCATGGAGCACCGCTTCCGTGCGCCCGGCCATCTCGGTTCCCTTGGTGACTTCCTTGGTAGCTTCCTGCATCACTGTCACGGCCCGGTCCGTATCCCGAAGTATCTCCTCGATGATGGCAGTAATCTGTGCCGTCGAATCGGTGGATTTTTCCGCAAGTTTTCGTACTTCGCTGGCGACCACTTCGAAGCCGCGCCCATGCTCGCCGGCGCGGGCGGCTTCGATGGCGGCATTCAGGGCCAGAAGGTTGGTCTGCGAGGATATTTCCTTGATGACATCGATGATCTGACCGATCTGCTGCGACCGCTCGCCCAGCGCACGGATGCTTTCGGCCGAACTGGTAACAATCTGTTCGACACGGGTGATGCCCTGGCGTGTTTCCTGAACCGCCTGGCCTCCACGGGAAGCGGAGCTGGAAGCCTTGGCACTGACTTCCTGCGAGCGGCTGGCATTCTCCGAGACAAGCTGGACCGAGGAGGCCATTTCCTCGATGGCGACGGCCATCTCCTTGGTCTTGAGGAACTGGTTCTCCGATGCCTGGGCCACGGCCCGCATGCCGACCAGGAACTGGTTCGCGGCCTGCGCCAGTTCATCGGTCTTGCGGTTCAGCCCGGAAAACACGTTCTTCAGGTTGACCGACATCTTGTCGAATGAATCGGTCAGTTCCCGGAGTTCCTGTATTTCCAGTGCCGAATTGTACTGGACTTTCTGGCGCAGATCACCATTCGATATGTTGTTGGCAGCCTGGGAAAGCTCCCGGATCGGCTGGGCAATCAGGGCCTGAAGCCCCATGATTACCAGAACAACCAGAACGACTCCTGCGAATGCCATGCCCAGAAACACCTTGTTCATGGCACCGGATACCTGCTCTTCGACGATCTCCGCCGGCATGCCAAGCATCACAACACCGGTCGCGCTCTGGAGCACCTGGTCCATGATTGGCGCGGTCACGACGTTGAATACGCCCTGCCCCTGCACCGGAATGGTGAACTTCTCCGGTTTTTCGATCCGTTCACCAAGTCTTGCGGTCTGTGCGAAATCATCTGCATGCGTGACAAGCTCGCCACCGCGGTAAAGCACCTTTCCCTGTATGTCGGCGACCAGCCAGATCTTGACCTCGCTGTGCTCTGCCACGATAGGCGGCAGTATCTGGTCGATCTGCTGGAGATCACCCAGCGTCAGGAGCCCCAGTTTCAGCAAACCTTCGACATTCAGCTTGGCATTGGTCACGAGAACCTGAATCTTCTCGAAATAACGGTCTTCAAGCGTTTGAGTCACCGAATTGCGGACAACGAGAAAGCCCACCAGCGACATGAACATGATGACGATGGGCGGTCCGATCAGTACATATCCGATTCGAAAAGAGCGTTTCACGTCTTCACACCACCCGTTTGAACGATTTCACAAGTTTGCCCTCATCAAGCACCCTGACTTCCCGGTCGGCAAGTTCGAGTTGCAGTTCCCTGCCGGCATAGGTCTTGCCAACGAAAAAGGAACGATCCTCGGCCGTAATCCTGCCGTTGTCCGTTACCGTGGCTTTCAGGTTCCGGGCCGGACCTGCCGGACGCGGCGCCGGCGTCCTGGGTGCAACAGCCGGCTTTGCAGGCGAAGTGGCAACTGCAGATGCCCCCGACGGAGATGCAGATGGAGCAGCCTTTGCTGGCACCTCGGCGCTCGATTCACTCAGAACATCTTTCTCTTGCGGCGAGAATATCCGGTCCAGGTTCAGGATTGTGATCAGGCGACTGGCGATCTCGCAGACGCCTTCAAGAAAATCGGCCTCCAGCCCCGCGACAAGCGCCGGAGGCGGCTCAATATGGTCTGCATTGATCTTGATAACCTCGAACACCATATCGACTTCGATGCCAACGAAGAAATCATCCATTTCGAGAACGATCAGCCGGGTGTCGTCGGTCCGGCCCTGGACCGGCAGATCGAACCGCTTGCGGAGATCGACAACCGGAATGATATCGCCTCGAAGACTGATAATGCCCTCGACAAATTGCGGCGTCTTGGGCAGCGGTGCCACTTCGTACTTGGCTATGATTTCCTTCACCCGGAGCACCGGGACGGCGAATTTTTCCTTGCCGAGGGCGAACGTCACGAACTTGACGATATTTTCGACCGCCTTCTCGCTCTCCCGTTCCTGCCTGATAAAACCCATATCCCTGACGGCTACCTCGCCCCTGCACCCTGTTCTTCGGCTGCGTGTCCCCCGACATCACTGGACCGGACCAGCAGCGGGACATCGATAATCAGTACCACTTCACCGGTCCCCAGAATGCTCGCGCCCGCGATACCGGCGGCGGGCTGCTCCAGGCTTCCGATGTATGGTCCGAGGGGCTTGAGCACAGTCTCTTCCTTGCCAAGAAGCTCCGAGACAATGACACCAACCCGCCGGTTGTAAACCCGGAGGATAATGACGTTCAGGATATCGGGCAATTCGGCCAGTGCCTTTTGGCCGAACAGTTCCCCCAGGGTCGTGATGGATACGGCGTGATGGCGCAGCATCATCACCTGCTGGCCCTTGACCCGTTCCAGTTCCGACTTCCGGACCCGGACCGTCTCGTCCACGTAGTTGAGGGGTATCCCAAATGTCTGTTTCCCGTATTTCACCAGGAATATCTGCAGGATAGCCAGGGTAAGCGGAAGCTTCAGCCGGAATAACGTACCCTCGCCGGGCGTCGACAGCACCTCCACGTTTCCGCCAAG
Proteins encoded in this window:
- a CDS encoding chemotaxis protein CheW; translated protein: MGFIRQERESEKAVENIVKFVTFALGKEKFAVPVLRVKEIIAKYEVAPLPKTPQFVEGIISLRGDIIPVVDLRKRFDLPVQGRTDDTRLIVLEMDDFFVGIEVDMVFEVIKINADHIEPPPALVAGLEADFLEGVCEIASRLITILNLDRIFSPQEKDVLSESSAEVPAKAAPSASPSGASAVATSPAKPAVAPRTPAPRPAGPARNLKATVTDNGRITAEDRSFFVGKTYAGRELQLELADREVRVLDEGKLVKSFKRVV